A region from the Nymphalis io chromosome 9, ilAglIoxx1.1, whole genome shotgun sequence genome encodes:
- the LOC126770799 gene encoding facilitated trehalose transporter Tret1-like encodes MEKGRRVQYFAAFALSLATATMGVLSAWPTPVLPKLHNNETSLNITDNEIATMLAMSSPGFVLGSLATRFVSDMFGRRATVLTSAAPFATGMLIAATAYQAWLLCVMKLLWGFGTGMVATVISIYLAEISDKDLRGKLSVGTRFMFNFGSLLMISIGPFVSYDILNYSISVLPLIFFVACLCIPESPYYYLKEGKVELARRALLRLKKKENVDNELELMRQDVSKEMKNSSSTVELFTGKQYRRPIIIAAGLKITQIMTGAVTIQQYLGRIMQEIDSDMKLSTLLIIFGAVKFLVGIMSSCLVDRVGRRPLLIYSFLGTGISLAIAGSYFFLQEVVLVDHLSLRTFGYVPFIALVFSNVISTVGFNSIIGIIPAEIFPLNVKAVAMTSLNVFGGFLGFTVAKSYQAIKNISGLWGVLLIFALVAISGAIFSYFIVPETRGKSLREIQDILNIGADDVPEVESTELKQLREENDINHKC; translated from the exons aTGGAGAAAGGCAGAAGAGTCCAATATTTTGCGGCATTTGCTt TGTCTCTGGCAACCGCTACAATGGGAGTTTTATCTGCGTGGCCAACTCCTGTTTTACCAAAACTGCACAACAATGAAACAAGTTTGAACATAACGGAT AATGAAATAGCGACAATGCTGGCTATGTCTTCCCCAGGCTTCGTATTGGGCAGTTTGGCTACAAGATTTGTCTCTGATATGTTTGGAAGACGAGCAACGGTTCTTACTAGCGCTGCACCGTTTGCTACCGGAATG TTAATCGCAGCAACAGCATACCAAGCTTGGCTACTTTGTGTGATGAAATTACTTTGGGGATTTGGAACAGGAATGGTTGCAACT gTTATTTCAATTTACCTCGCTGAAATATCAGATAAAGATCTGCGCGGTAAACTTTCAGTCGGCACCAGGTTTATGTTCAACTTTGGAAGTCTTCTGATGATATCCATAGGACCGTTCGTGtcctatgatattttaaattattctatatcaGTGTTgccattgattttttttgtggCGTGTCTATGTATTCCTGAGTCACCTTACTACTATTTAAAGGAGGGCAAAGTTGAACTAGCGAGAAGGGCTTTGTTGCGTTTAAAAAAGAAGGAG AACGTTGATAATGAATTGGAACTGATGAGACAGGACGTATCAAAGGAGATGAAAAACTCGAGCTCAACTGTGGAGCTTTTCACGGGCAAACAGTACAGACGACCAATAATTATTGCTGCAG GTTTAAAAATAACTCAGATAATGACTGGAGCTGTAACGATCCAACAATACTTGGGAAGGATTATGCAGGAAATTGACTCAGATATGAAACTATCGACGCTTCTTATTATTTTCGGTGCTGTTAAATTTCTTGTTG GTATAATGTCATCATGTTTAGTGGACAGAGTCGGGCGGCGACCACTTCTCATATATTCCTTTTTAGGTACAGGGATCTCATTAGCGATAGCCGGctcatattttttcttacaagAGGTTGTTCTTGTTGACCATTTGTCACTTCGTACTTTTGGGTACGTCCCTTTTATCGCATTAGTTTTTTCTAATGTTATATCAACCGTTGGATTCAATTCCATTATAGGAATTATTCCAGCAGAAATCTTCCCTTTGAACGTGAAAGCTGTCGCTATGACGTCACTAAACGTTTTCGGAGGTTTCTTAGGTTTTACGGTAGCGAAAAGCTATCAAGCAATCAAGAATATCTCGGGTCTTTGGGGAGTGTTATTGATATTTGCCTTAGTAGCAATATCAGGtgctattttttcatatttcattgtGCCTGAAACTAGAGGCAAGAGCTTACGTGAGAtacaagatattttaaatattggtgCTGATGATGTTCCCGAAGTGGAAAGTACTGAATTGAAGCAACTACGGGAGGAAAATGATATTAATCATAAGTGTTAG
- the LOC126770783 gene encoding eukaryotic translation initiation factor 3 subunit D, with translation MSEHVLPAEEPIRFVAPIIQDNPTGWGPCEMPDQFRDMPYQPFSKGDRLGKISDWTVVQDKKYQNKYASQFGAGSSYAYFHDEDESTFHLVDSTREQKPPYQRGRARGQRSRGARGARTPGGMTTLNKQRDRKLGKRWGPRGAPMKIRDASVTVRPTWVTIEDMDFPRLAKLSLPGIKEGEDIVCSGTLEYYDKGYDRVNVKHEKPLQRIDRIFHTVTTTDDPVIRRLSKTTGTVYATDTILATIMCCTRSNYSWDIVIEKIGDKLFLDKRDNTEFDLLTVNETSVEPPADDGNSINSPRNLALEATFINHNFSQQVLKSGPNEPKFKFPEANPFVSEEEEGEVASVGYRYRKWNLNNGVVLVARCEHDAVMQGPQNETQFLSIKALNEWDSKLANGVEWRQKLDTQRGAVLANELRNNSCKLAKWTVQALLAGSDQIKFGYVSRAQVRDNSRHVILGTQQFKPHEFAAQINLSMDNAWGILRCIIDICMKQKDGKYLIMKDPNKPLIRLYDIPDNTFESDGSEESGDEPADTPFAPLYSYGNNKRI, from the exons ATGTCAGAACACGTTTTACCGGCCGAAGAGCCGATACGATTTGTAGCTCCGATTATTCAGGATAATCCCACAGGATGGGGGCCTTGCGAAATGCCCGACCAGTTTAGGGACATGCCATACCAGCCATTTAGCAAAGGCGACCGCTTGGGAAAGATTAGCGATTGGACTGTAGTACAAGACAAAAAATATCAGA ATAAGTACGCGTCTCAGTTTGGTGCTGGTTCGTCATACGCATACTTCCACGATGAAGACGAAAGTACTTTCCATCTGGTGGATTCAACAAGAGAGCAAAAGCCGCCGTATCAACGCGGCCGTGCTCGTGGACAACGTAGCCGTGGTGCGAGAGGCGCTCGTACGCCTGGTGGCATGACCACCCTGAATAAG CAACGAGACCGTAAACTCGGTAAAAGATGGGGTCCAAGAGGTGCACCTATGAAAATTCGTGATGCCTCTGTTACTGTAAGGCCAACCTGGGTCACAATTGAAGATATGGACTTTCCACGCTTGGCTAAGCTTTCTCTACCCGGAATTAAAGAAG GTGAGGATATTGTGTGTAGTGGCACCTTGGAATATTATGATAAGGGTTACGACCGTGTCAATGTAAAGCACGAGAAGCCTCTGCAGCGTATTGATCGTATCTTCCATACG GTCACAACCACCGATGATCCCGTGATACGTCGCCTAAGTAAGACTACTGGTACCGTATACGCGACGGATACCATCTTGGCAACTATCATGTGCTGCACTCGCTCTAATTATTCATGGGAcattgttattgaaaaaattg gtGACAAGCTATTTCTGGACAAGCGTGACAACACCGAGTTTGACTTGCTGACTGTTAATGAGACTTCGGTGGAGCCACCGGCTGACGATGGAAACTCTATTAACTCTCCACGCAACCTTGCACTGGAAGCAACCTTCATCAATCATAACTTCAGCCAGCag GTATTGAAGTCAGGACCGAATGAGCCCAAGTTTAAGTTCCCAGAAGCGAATCCATTTGTTTCTGAGGAGGAAGAGGGAGAGGTGGCATCGGTTGGATACCGTTACCGCAAGTGGAACCTAAATAATGGTGtt gtGCTGGTCGCACGCTGCGAGCATGACGCTGTGATGCAAGGTCCGCAGAACGAGACTCAGTTTCTCAGTATCAAGGCGCTTAACGAATGGGATTCGAAGCTCGCCAATGGAGTGGAGTGGCGCCAAAAACTCGACACCCAGCGAGGAGCGGTGCTCGCTAATGAACTGAGGAACAACTCGTGCAAGCTTGCTAAGTGGACAGtacag GCTCTGCTAGCTGGCTCCGACCAGATCAAGTTCGGTTACGTGTCTCGTGCGCAGGTTCGCGACAACTCGCGTCACGTGATCCTCGGCACGCAACAGTTCAAACCGCACGAATTCGCGGCTCAAATTAACCTTTCCATGGATAACGCCTGGGGTATCCTACGCTGTATCATCGACATCTGCATGAAGCAGAAGGATG GTAAATACTTGATCATGAAGGATCCAAACAAGCCTTTGATTCGTCTGTACGACATTCCGGACAATACATTCGAGTCAGATGGCTCCGAAGAGAGTGGAGATGAACCTGCGGATACGCCTTTCGCGCCGCTGTATTCTTACGGGAACAACAAGAGGATTTAG